The following are encoded in a window of Arachis duranensis cultivar V14167 unplaced genomic scaffold, aradu.V14167.gnm2.J7QH unplaced_Scaffold_165934, whole genome shotgun sequence genomic DNA:
- the LOC107477957 gene encoding uncharacterized protein LOC107477957: MCSYSFIATSDQVHYHVRSISLPSRLHPLSNDIEIELKNFELLASSMNNADLLTRLVHLYNCVNEQIIVSSLSQKVLLHDQDQEKYLDKVLDMSLVFLDVCGSARELLQLAKEHAQELQSAMRRGKGQDCSSIKSQICDYFCFKKRAKREISKILKSLKKMENNHGFVNSKTHCLSSVSKVLRELSIVTILVLRRVLIFMCPQVLKKKNNVGEWLLLFSRKKRVINSNEIDVFPCTIIVKKTNGFVKDDLEIVKRRLEGVDKCVRELEAGLDCLFRCLIRHRVSLLNLLTP; encoded by the coding sequence ATGTGTTCTTATTCTTTCATAGCAACTTCAGATCAAGTTCACTACCATGTTAGATCCATTAGCTTGCCTTCTAGATTACACCCTTTATCCAATGACATCGAAATCGAGCTCAAGAATTTCGAATTATTAGCATCTTCCATGAATAATGCAGATTTATTAACAAGGCTTGTGCATTTGTACAATTGTGTGAATGAACAAATCATTGTTTCTTCACTCTCCCAAAAGGTTCTTCTCCATGATCAAGATCAAGAAAAGTACTTAGATAAAGTACTTGATATGTCACTTGTTTTTCTTGATGTTTGTGGATCGGCAAGAGAATTGTTGCAACTCGCGAAAGAACACGCGCAAGAGCTTCAATCCGCGATGCGTCGCGGAAAGGGTCAAGATTGTTCCAGCATTAAGAGTCAGATTTGTGATTACTTTTGTTTCAAGAAAAGGGCAAAGAGAGAAATCTCTAAGATCCTTAAATCATTgaagaaaatggaaaataatCATGGCTTTGTTAATAGTAAGACACATTGTTTATCAAGTGTGTCTAAAGTTCTAAGAGAACTAAGCATTGTAACcattttggtgttgagaagagtaCTAATTTTTATGTGTCCACAGGTgttgaagaaaaagaataatgttGGTGAGTGGTTATTATTGTTCTCTAGAAAAAAGAGGGTCATCAATAGTAATGAAATTGATGTGTTTCCATGCACAATAATAGTTAAGAAAACCAATGGTTTTGTTAAGGATGATTTAGAAATAGTTAAGAGAAGATTAGAGGGAGTAGATAAGTGTGTTAGAGAGTTAGAGGCAGGACTAGATTGCCTCTTTAGGTGCTTAATTAGACATAGAGTGTCACTTCTTAATCTTCTTACTccctaa
- the LOC107476137 gene encoding uncharacterized protein LOC107476137, whose translation MTTTGITGAASRAKRAMKLTLALLGLGFNTSKCKTAAKMAVARIKLLRNKREVVVRQMRRDIAMLLHSGQDATASIRVEHVMREQNILAANEFIELFCELVVSRLSIISKQRDCPADLKEGIASLIFAAPRCSEIPELVSLKNIFEKKYGKDFVSTATDLRPSCGVNRQLIDKLSVRTPPGELKLKVLKEIAKEHQVEWDTAESEKELLKPPEELIEGPKTFVSASSFPAVITTTNVSSESNKPITSGEKGSGDMHFEDSKAAAEAAAESAKKAIAAAEVAAYMAMKDHNNEAPQPYVYNNKLDNSNNIVHQSTIEEKMYRSRSLPRSEQKKDEDYSSPTEMYGGGNDYRRHSYHPTSARHSDIKFDESDCDEEIEVEEPPSTLPPKRPPPSVPSSFLKQESSVRVHPKLPDYDELAARFDALKFKKSQS comes from the exons ATGACGACTACTGGGATAACAGGTGCAGCCTCACGCGCCAAAAGGGCCATGAAGCTCACGCTCGCCCTCCTTGGCTTAGGCTTCAACACCTCCAAATGCAAGACGGCGGCCAAGATGGCAGTCGCCAGAATCAAGCTCCTCCGTAACAAGCGGGAGGTTGTCGTCAGGCAGATGAGGCGCGACATTGCCATGCTCCTCCACTCCGGTCAAGATGCCACTGCTAGCATTAGA GTTGAGCATGTGATGAGAGAGCAAAATATTTTGGCTGCAAATGAGTTCATTGAGCTCTTCTGTGAATTAGTAGTTTCCAGACTCTCAATCATTTCAAAGCAAAG GGACTGTCCAGCAGATTTGAAAGAAGGAATTGCTAGTTTAATATTTGCAGCCCCAAGGTGCTCCGAAATTCCGGAACTTGTCTCACTCAAGAATATCTTTGAGAAGAAATACGGTAAGGATTTCGTATCGACAGCTACTGATCTTAGACCTAGCTGTGGCGTAAATCGTCAG TTAATCGACAAGCTCTCAGTGCGAACACCTCCCGGCGAATTAAAGTTGAAAGTATTAAAGGAAATAGCTAAAGAGCATCAAGTAGAATGGGATACTGCAGAGTCTGAAAAGGAACTTCTAAAGCCTCCAGAAGAGCTCATA GAAGGGCCAAAAACTTTTGTTAGTGCAAGCAGCTTTCCAGCAGTCATAACTACAACAAATGTGTCATCTGAATCAAACAAGCCAATTACTAG TGGTGAAAAAGGCAGTGGTGACATGCATTTTGAGGATTCTAAGGCTGCTGCTGAGGCAGCTGCTGAATCAGCTAAGAAAGCAATTGCCGCGGCCGAAGTTGCTGCTTACATGGCTATGAAAGACCATAACAATGAAGCTCCTCAACCATATGTTTACAATAACAAGTTGGATAACTCAAATAACATTGttcatcaatcaacaattgagGAGAAAATGTATAGGTCAAGGAGCTTACCGAGGTCTGAACAgaagaaagatgaagattaTTCATCGCCTACTGAAATGTATGGTGGTGGAAATGATTATAGGAGGCACAGCTACCATCCAACTTCTGCACGACATTCAGATATTAAGTTTGATGAATCCGACTGTGATGAAGAGATTGAAGTGGAAGAACCTCCTTCAACTCTGCCACCTAAGAGGCCGCCACCATCTGTTCCTTCATCTTTCCTTAAACAGGAAAGCAGTGTCCGTGTCCATCCTAAATTGCCAGATTACGATGAACTTGCGGCTCGCTTTGATGCACTGAAATTCAAGAAGTCACAGTCCTAA
- the LOC127743912 gene encoding endochitinase, whose protein sequence is MGNTKLPYFMLSLLILLHGAKAEQCGKQANGALCPNSLCCSQFGWCGTTDPYCLAGCQSQCKGSTPTPSTPTPTPSGGGSGGDVANIITSSMFDQMLKYRNDPRCKGNGFYSYDAFITAARSFGGFGTTGDDATRKREIAAFLAQTSHETTGGWSSAPDGPYAWGYCFLSEIGATADYCVASQQWPCSPGKKYYGRGPIQISYNYNYGPAGKTIGIDLLNNPDLVTTNPTVSFKTAIWFWMTPQGNKPSSHDVITGRWTPSNADRSAGRVPGYGVVTNIINGGIECGHGSDSRVQDRIGFYQRYCQMLGVSPGDNLDCGNQKSFA, encoded by the exons atgggAAACACCAAATTACCTTATTTTATGCTAAGCCTCTTAATATTATTGCATGGTGCAAAAGCAGAACAATGTGGTAAACAAGCAAATGGAGCATTATGCCCAAACAGTTTATGTTGTAGCCAATTTGGTTGGTGTGGTACCACAGACCCTTATTGTTTAGCTGGTTGCCAAAGCCAATGCAAAGGTTCAACACCAACACCTTCAACTCCGACACCAACACCTAGTGGTGGTGGCAGCGGCGGCGATGTTGCAAACATAATTACTTCTTCCATGTTTGATCAAATGCTTAAGTACCGGAATGATCCAAGGTGTAAGGGGaatggattctactcctatGATGCCTTCATTACCGCCGCTCGCTCTTTCGGTGGTTTTGGCACCACCGGTGATGATGCCACCCGCAAGAGGGAGATTGCTGCTTTCTTGGCTCAGACTTCTCATGAAACCACAG GAGGGTGGTCAAGTGCACCTGATGGGCCATATGCGTGGGGTTATTGCTTTCTCAGTGAAATTGGCGCCACAGCAGATTACTGTGTTGCCTCCCAACAGTGGCCTTGCTCTCCCGGTAAAAAATATTATGGCAGAGGACCAATCCAAATCTCTTA caATTACAACTATGGTCCAGCCGGTAAAACTATAGGAATTGATCTATTGAACAATCCTGATCTTGTAACTACAAATCCAACTGTGTCATTCAAAACAGCCATATGGTTTTGGATGACACCACAAGGAAATAAGCCATCAAGTCACGATGTCATCACCGGAAGGTGGACGCCGTCTAATGCTGACAGGTCGGCCGGCCGAGTCCCCGGTTATGGTGTGGTCACTAACATTATCAATGGTGGAATTGAATGTGGACACGGGTCGGATTCTCGGGTCCAAGATCGGATCGGTTTCTATCAAAGGTATTGCCAAATGTTGGGAGTGAGCCCTGGAGACAACTTGGATTGTGGCAACCAAAAGTCATTTGCTTAG
- the LOC127743944 gene encoding uncharacterized protein LOC127743944, which produces MKRATMATFKHSSKYGVRSISLPTRSHPSTIQVEEELNKLKSWDSSSSSSSLSKVETICYGLLGLGKLYKCIEDLLKLPLTQQALGQHRDEKWVNEFLDCPLRFLDLLGKTRDSIMLMKSSVEDLQSSLRRRKIGNLDIEGYISSYWSLRRNIRKECTKSLLFLKQIDDGPFPPPLLDLDDNHLCALVRVLRESSLITSSIFQSLFVFLSSSILKSKPTKWAFVSRLVHKGVLISCNNNQQENVNALEKVDLSLCNLELTIMENLNKEEVGLRIQSTNRSLEALVLGIQGIEEGLECLFKHLINTRVSFLNIISP; this is translated from the coding sequence ATGAAAAGGGCAACCATGGCTACCTTTAAACATTCTAGCAAATATGGTGTTAGATCTATTAGTTTACCAACTAGATCACATCCAAGCACAATTCAAGTAGAAGAAGAGCTCAACAAGCTTAAATCATGggattcatcatcatcatcatcatctttgtCAAAGGTTGAAACAATTTGCTATGGTCTATTAGGCCTTGGTAAATTGTATAAGTGCATAGAAGATCTCTTGAAATTGCCATTGACCCAACAAGCATTAGGTCAACATAGAGATGAGAAATGGGTCAATGAGTTCTTGGATTGCCCCTTAAGGTTCCTTGATCTATTGGGAAAAACAAGGGATTCCATCATGTTGATGAAATCAAGTGTTGAAGATCTTCAATCTTCGCTTAGGAGGAGAAAGATTGGAAATCTTGACATTGAAGGATACATCTCTTCATATTGGAGCCTTAGAAGAAACATTAGAAAAGAATGCACAAAAAGTTTGCTTTTTTTGAAGCAAATTGATGATGGGccatttcctcctcctcttttggaTCTTGATGATAACCATCTTTGTGCATTGGTAAGAGTTCTTAGAGAATCAAGTTTGATCACAAGCTCAATTTTCCAATCACTTTTTGTGTTCCTTTCTTCATCAATCTTGAAATCAAAGCCTACTAAATGGGCATTTGTGTCAAGATTGGTGCATAAGGGTGTTCTTATTTCTtgcaacaacaatcaacaagaGAATGTTAATGCTCTTGAAAAAGTGGATCTATCACTTTGCAACTTGGAACTTACTATTATGGAGAATTTGAACAAAGAAGAAGTGGGTTTGAGGATTCAATCTACAAATAGAAGCCTTGAAGCTTTGGTATTAGGAATTCAAGGGATTGAAGAAGGGTTAGAGTGCTTGTTTAAGCATTTGATTAATACTAGGGTGTCTTTTCTTAATATAATTTCTCCTTGa
- the LOC107476102 gene encoding uncharacterized protein LOC107476102 — protein MASTQHVISQNQGGDEKYFEEVLDGSMRVLDICGITRDIMLQIKENVQSLHSSLRRRKGDSSVEKSVLEYNLFTKKMKKNAKKVITNLKHMDSKFGVSPILNLGDHFGAVVRVLREVILMNLFVFQLLLSFFNMSKSKSKSKSTKWLMVAKLVHKGVIACEDNSENVNELQCVEASLSTLLIEGINNGEKMHIAHEKLEALENVLESLDNNLDSTFRNLIKTRASLLNMISQ, from the coding sequence ATGGCATCAACACAACATGTGATTTCTCAAAACCAAGGTGGTGATGAGAAATATTTTGAAGAGGTCTTGGATGGTTCAATGAGGGTTTTGGACATTTGTGGCATCACAAGGGACATTATGCTACAAATTAAGGAGAATGTTCAATCCCTTCATTCTTCTCTAAGAAGACGAAAAGGAGACTCAAGTGTTGAGAAAAGTGTGCTTGAGTACAATTTATTCaccaagaagatgaagaagaatgcCAAGAAGGTAATCACAAATTTGAAGCATATGGATAGCAAATTTGGGGTGTCACCAATTTTGAATCTTGGTGACCACTTTGGTGCTGTGGTTAGGGTTCTTAGGGAAGTGATACTAATGAACTTGTTTGTGTTCCAATTACTATTGTCTTTCTTCAACATGTCAAAGTCAAAGTCAAAGTCAAAGTCAACCAAATGGTTGATGGTGGCAAAACTTGTGCACAAAGGGGTCATAGCTTGTGAAGATAACTCAGAAAATGTCAATGAGTTGCAATGTGTGGAAGCATCTCTAAGTACCCTTTTAATTGAAGGGATTAATAATGGTGAGAAGATGCATATAGCACATGAAAAGTTGGAGGCTTTGGAGAATGTTCTAGAAAGCCTTGATAATAATTTGGATAGCACATTTAGGAACTTGATTAAGACTAGAGCCTCCCTTTTGAATATGATCTCTCAATAG